From Methylomonas sp. EFPC3, a single genomic window includes:
- a CDS encoding NAD(P)H-dependent oxidoreductase subunit E → MKTFVDKVLTQAELQPARLLEILRAVEAEFRHIPEPAIAQIAASLQIPRTQIIAVAEFYSFLHLTPQGRYDLLVSDSITDRMLGNRQVLDALAARLQVQVGSVRGDGLVSLNRTSCTGMCDQGPAGLVNGYPLPRLTPAKIDTVAALIEQQVPLADWPADLFQVDEPIYRADLLLKQPFSNGDALQTTFARGLAETLAEVDLSNLRGRGGAGFKTALKWRTCSQQAATPRYVICNADEGEPGTFKDRMLLDLYADQVFEGMTVCAAIIGSSHGLVYLRAEYLFLRDKLLAVLQARREQGLLGKAILGREGFDFDIEIRMGAGAYICGEASAQIESLEGKPGIPRTKPPNSVVCGYQRKPTVVDNVETFFAATHIAIHGGQWFADVGTPQSTGTKLLSISGDCRRPGIYEYPFGTPVRQILLDCGADEVMGVQVGGPSGSFISTRELDRVVAFEDLSTAGSFMVFNRSRNLFAIAQNFIDFFAHESCGFCTPCRVGTSLLKNQLAKIADGHGAAEDLEQLSALCEVVKNNSHCGLGESAANPILTTLLSYPELYLQQLQVREFAPGFDLDATLAAARRLAQRDDAAAHLNQVEN, encoded by the coding sequence ATGAAGACTTTTGTAGACAAGGTTCTGACCCAGGCCGAATTGCAGCCGGCCCGATTGCTGGAAATTTTGCGGGCGGTGGAAGCCGAATTCCGCCACATTCCGGAGCCGGCCATAGCGCAGATAGCTGCGAGTTTGCAAATTCCGCGCACGCAAATCATCGCGGTCGCCGAGTTTTACAGCTTTCTGCATCTGACGCCGCAAGGCCGCTACGATCTGCTGGTCTCCGACTCGATTACCGACCGCATGCTCGGCAACCGGCAAGTGCTGGACGCGCTGGCCGCACGCTTGCAAGTCCAAGTCGGCAGCGTGCGTGGCGACGGTCTGGTCAGCCTGAACCGCACTTCCTGCACCGGCATGTGCGATCAGGGCCCGGCCGGCCTGGTCAACGGCTATCCGCTGCCGCGTCTGACCCCGGCAAAAATCGACACGGTAGCGGCGTTGATCGAACAGCAAGTGCCGCTGGCGGACTGGCCTGCCGACTTATTTCAGGTCGACGAACCGATTTACCGCGCGGACTTGCTGTTGAAGCAGCCGTTCAGCAACGGCGACGCGTTGCAGACCACGTTCGCCCGCGGGCTGGCCGAGACCCTGGCCGAAGTCGACCTATCGAATTTGCGCGGCCGCGGCGGCGCCGGCTTTAAAACCGCGTTGAAGTGGCGCACCTGCTCGCAGCAAGCGGCGACGCCGCGCTATGTGATTTGCAACGCCGACGAAGGCGAGCCGGGCACCTTCAAAGACCGCATGTTGCTCGACCTTTACGCCGACCAGGTTTTCGAAGGCATGACCGTCTGCGCCGCAATCATCGGTTCCAGCCACGGCCTGGTCTACCTGCGAGCCGAATACCTGTTCCTGCGCGACAAGCTGCTGGCGGTGCTGCAGGCCCGGCGCGAGCAAGGCTTGCTCGGCAAGGCGATCCTGGGCCGGGAAGGCTTCGATTTCGACATCGAAATCCGCATGGGCGCCGGCGCCTACATCTGCGGCGAGGCCTCCGCGCAAATCGAATCGCTGGAAGGCAAGCCCGGCATCCCGCGCACCAAGCCGCCCAATTCGGTGGTGTGCGGCTACCAGCGCAAACCGACCGTGGTCGACAACGTCGAAACCTTTTTCGCCGCCACCCACATCGCCATTCACGGCGGACAGTGGTTTGCCGACGTCGGCACGCCGCAGTCGACCGGGACCAAACTACTCAGCATCAGCGGCGACTGCCGGCGGCCGGGAATTTACGAATACCCGTTCGGCACCCCGGTGCGCCAGATTCTGCTGGATTGCGGCGCCGACGAAGTGATGGGCGTGCAAGTCGGCGGCCCGTCCGGCAGTTTTATCTCGACCCGGGAACTGGACCGGGTCGTGGCGTTCGAAGATCTATCGACGGCAGGTTCGTTCATGGTGTTCAACCGCTCGCGCAACCTTTTCGCCATCGCCCAGAACTTTATCGACTTTTTCGCCCACGAGAGTTGCGGCTTCTGTACCCCGTGCCGGGTCGGCACTTCGTTGCTGAAAAACCAGTTGGCAAAAATTGCCGACGGCCACGGCGCCGCCGAAGACCTGGAACAACTCAGCGCCTTATGCGAGGTGGTCAAAAACAATAGCCATTGCGGCTTGGGCGAGTCGGCCGCCAATCCGATATTGACCACGCTGCTGAGTTATCCGGAGCTTTACCTGCAACAATTGCAAGTCAGGGAATTCGCGCCGGGCTTCGATCTGGATGCGACCTTGGCGGCGGCCCGCCGCCTGGCGCAGCGCGACGATGCCGCTGCGCATTTGAACCAAGTGGAGAATTGA
- a CDS encoding EAL domain-containing protein, with product MQTIFSPFSGNPLAATALALAYALAAKLAADFFTSYGTVAIIWPASGIALGGLLLAGRRYWPAVFSGALVGNLWAGSPPLVALAFAGGATVSALAGQRLLRHSPTLLQTPQDFLRLLLCGSLVSVISAFCAATALRVFELSPAGQWPNDWLHWWMADLLGIAIATPILLLRQYRPLVRWNVWRYSHGAAHLALALLAGHIVFLNWPLYPGAFGKAFYLLAFIGYGALNFGLPGVLPLVATMAMQTLLGAGLGRGYFAGVDPHSGPYLEWSYLLLCAVLGIMLALAVENHKRAELAAKSLSAFNRQILESVQQGVVVYDADGRYQLWNRFMQTLTGIGEDDCLGRTPLEKFPWLAATEVPAGIKRALKGETVYHAPFQSVDGRWLGSVQTPLRDADDRIVGVIELVKDESTQIQFGQSLSTSEARFQSILDHTPTMIFTKTPDGAYQMVNRQLAAIFGLNEDEVRGHFDADLFPAEIAASLSGNDRMVLEAGQPMIFEEQVPHRDGTLRTYLAHKFPLRTPGGDIYAVCGICTDISERKAAEKRLQESERRWKFALESGGDGVWDWDLASGQVFLSPRCMEILNFDELDARDNYRNWKASIHPEDSPKLMADLQAHLNNLNPRFSNEHRIKVDGDWRWILSRGLVIERDANGKASRMIGTHTDISKRKLLQWQQLEKIVAGAPEAALLVAASGNILLANQPAATVFGYAREVLIGRNVDDLVPFPANLNHAALRERFMRDDVARPMSANRSLAALRADGSQFPVEISLNPLEINNQHTVLVSVHDVSERKRLEREMQLMAMIHQAIGEAVMVADANNRIIAINDAFTRLTGYLEEEVIGKTTDILKSGRHSPDFYQHMWHSLLQTGHWQGEIWNKRKNGEIYHEWLVINSIYNENGELERRVAMFSEITEQKHVEQAIWRQANFDPLTDLANRRMFQDRLNQEIKKSARDRTGLAVMLLDLDRFKEVNDTLGHGMGDVLLKEAAKRLLDCVRQADTVARLGGDEFTIILGELESQADTDRVAQAILHSLSEPFRLGDELAYISVSIGITLYPQDATAAEQLMKNADQAMYSAKQQGRNRYSYFTAEMEQVAQNRMRLTNDLRQALVNGELELHYQPVVDLTTGAMHKAEALLRWRHPKRGRVSPAEFVPLAEETGLIVDIGDWVFRVAAQQVARWRASHAPDFKISINKSPVQFARHNRVDSEWLAYLQSLGLAGQAIVIEITEGLLLDADNVIRDHLYAYRDAGIQVAIDDFGTGYSSLSYLKKFDIDYLKIDQSFVRNLGFDASDLALCEAIIVMAHKLGLKVVAEGIETRQQMQLLRAAGCDYGQGHLFSKPLPAEKFADLFGNNLIEAQAAADGDSAANRSADGEPERD from the coding sequence TTGCAAACTATATTTTCCCCTTTCAGCGGCAATCCGCTTGCAGCAACCGCACTGGCCTTGGCCTACGCACTGGCGGCAAAGCTGGCGGCTGATTTTTTTACGTCCTATGGCACGGTCGCCATTATCTGGCCGGCCAGCGGGATTGCCTTGGGCGGATTGTTGCTGGCCGGCCGCCGCTACTGGCCTGCCGTGTTTTCCGGTGCCCTGGTCGGCAACCTGTGGGCCGGCAGCCCGCCGCTGGTGGCATTGGCCTTCGCCGGCGGAGCCACCGTATCGGCATTGGCCGGCCAGCGTTTATTGCGCCATTCCCCCACTCTGTTGCAAACCCCGCAGGATTTCCTGCGCTTACTGCTCTGCGGCAGCCTGGTATCGGTCATCTCGGCGTTTTGCGCCGCCACGGCGTTACGTGTTTTCGAATTGAGCCCGGCCGGACAGTGGCCCAACGACTGGCTGCATTGGTGGATGGCGGATTTGCTGGGCATCGCCATCGCCACCCCCATACTGCTGCTCCGGCAATACCGTCCACTGGTCCGCTGGAATGTCTGGCGTTACAGCCACGGCGCGGCCCATCTGGCACTAGCTCTCTTGGCCGGCCATATCGTCTTTTTAAATTGGCCGCTTTATCCGGGCGCTTTCGGCAAAGCCTTTTACTTGCTGGCCTTTATCGGTTACGGGGCATTGAATTTCGGCCTGCCCGGCGTTTTGCCCTTGGTCGCGACAATGGCGATGCAAACGCTACTCGGCGCCGGACTCGGCCGCGGTTACTTTGCCGGCGTCGATCCTCACAGCGGGCCCTACCTGGAATGGTCGTACCTGTTGCTCTGCGCGGTCCTCGGCATCATGCTGGCCCTGGCCGTCGAAAACCACAAACGCGCGGAGCTGGCCGCCAAATCGCTGAGCGCGTTTAACCGGCAGATTCTGGAGTCGGTGCAACAAGGCGTGGTGGTCTACGATGCTGATGGCCGCTACCAGCTATGGAACCGTTTTATGCAGACCCTGACCGGCATCGGCGAAGACGACTGTTTGGGCCGGACGCCGCTGGAAAAATTTCCCTGGCTGGCGGCAACCGAGGTCCCGGCAGGGATCAAGCGCGCCCTGAAAGGAGAAACTGTCTACCACGCCCCGTTCCAAAGCGTGGACGGTCGTTGGCTCGGTTCGGTGCAGACACCGTTGCGCGACGCCGACGACCGCATTGTCGGGGTAATCGAACTGGTGAAGGACGAGTCGACGCAAATCCAGTTCGGCCAATCGCTATCCACATCGGAAGCCCGGTTCCAGAGCATTCTGGACCATACGCCGACGATGATTTTCACGAAAACCCCGGACGGCGCCTACCAAATGGTCAACCGGCAATTAGCTGCAATATTCGGCCTGAACGAAGACGAGGTGCGCGGCCATTTCGATGCCGACCTGTTCCCGGCCGAGATTGCCGCCAGCCTGAGCGGCAACGACCGCATGGTATTAGAGGCCGGGCAGCCCATGATCTTCGAAGAACAAGTCCCGCACCGGGACGGTACGCTCCGAACCTACTTGGCGCATAAGTTCCCGCTACGCACCCCCGGCGGCGACATCTACGCAGTCTGCGGCATTTGCACCGACATCAGCGAGCGCAAGGCGGCCGAAAAACGGCTGCAAGAAAGCGAGCGGCGTTGGAAATTCGCCTTGGAAAGCGGCGGCGACGGGGTCTGGGACTGGGACCTGGCCAGCGGCCAAGTGTTTCTATCGCCGCGCTGCATGGAAATCCTCAATTTCGACGAACTCGACGCCCGCGATAACTACCGCAATTGGAAAGCCAGCATCCATCCGGAAGACAGCCCGAAACTGATGGCCGATTTACAGGCCCATCTGAATAATCTGAACCCACGTTTCAGTAACGAACACCGAATCAAAGTCGACGGCGACTGGCGCTGGATCTTGAGTCGCGGCCTGGTCATCGAACGCGACGCCAACGGCAAGGCCTCGCGGATGATCGGCACTCACACCGATATTTCCAAACGTAAGCTACTGCAATGGCAACAATTGGAAAAAATCGTCGCCGGCGCGCCGGAAGCGGCGCTACTGGTCGCAGCCAGCGGCAACATCCTGCTGGCCAATCAACCGGCGGCAACGGTTTTCGGTTATGCGCGCGAGGTCCTGATCGGCCGTAACGTCGACGATTTGGTGCCGTTTCCGGCCAACCTGAACCACGCCGCGTTGCGCGAGCGTTTCATGCGGGATGACGTAGCCAGGCCGATGAGCGCCAACCGCTCGCTAGCGGCACTGCGTGCCGACGGCAGCCAGTTTCCGGTGGAAATCAGTCTGAACCCGCTCGAGATCAACAATCAACATACCGTATTGGTATCGGTGCACGACGTCAGCGAACGCAAACGCCTGGAACGGGAAATGCAATTGATGGCGATGATCCACCAAGCCATCGGCGAAGCGGTGATGGTCGCCGACGCCAACAATCGGATTATCGCCATAAACGACGCCTTTACCCGCCTGACCGGTTACCTTGAAGAGGAAGTGATCGGCAAAACCACCGATATTTTGAAATCCGGCCGCCACAGCCCCGACTTCTACCAGCACATGTGGCATTCCTTGCTGCAGACCGGCCACTGGCAAGGCGAAATTTGGAACAAACGTAAAAACGGGGAGATTTACCACGAGTGGCTGGTGATCAACAGTATCTATAACGAAAACGGCGAGCTGGAACGCCGGGTGGCCATGTTCTCCGAAATTACCGAACAAAAACACGTGGAACAGGCCATCTGGCGCCAGGCCAATTTCGATCCGCTGACCGATCTGGCCAACCGCCGCATGTTTCAAGACCGGCTGAACCAGGAGATCAAAAAATCGGCACGCGACCGCACAGGCTTGGCGGTAATGCTGCTGGATCTGGACCGATTCAAGGAAGTCAACGATACGCTGGGCCACGGTATGGGCGACGTATTATTGAAGGAAGCGGCCAAACGCCTGCTCGACTGCGTTCGCCAAGCCGACACCGTGGCCCGCCTGGGCGGCGACGAATTCACCATCATCCTCGGCGAACTGGAATCGCAGGCCGACACCGACCGGGTGGCGCAGGCCATTCTGCACAGTCTCAGCGAGCCGTTCCGCTTGGGCGACGAACTCGCGTATATCTCGGTCAGTATCGGCATCACCCTGTATCCGCAGGATGCCACCGCCGCCGAGCAGTTGATGAAAAACGCGGATCAGGCCATGTATAGCGCCAAACAGCAAGGCCGCAACCGCTACAGTTACTTTACCGCCGAGATGGAACAAGTCGCGCAAAACCGAATGCGGCTGACCAACGATCTGCGCCAAGCTTTGGTCAACGGCGAATTGGAACTGCATTACCAGCCGGTCGTGGACCTGACCACCGGCGCCATGCATAAAGCCGAAGCGTTATTGCGCTGGCGCCATCCGAAGCGCGGCCGAGTCAGTCCGGCCGAGTTCGTGCCGCTAGCCGAGGAAACCGGCCTGATCGTCGACATCGGCGACTGGGTGTTCCGGGTGGCGGCCCAGCAAGTCGCCCGCTGGCGCGCCAGCCACGCGCCGGATTTCAAAATCAGCATCAACAAATCGCCGGTCCAGTTCGCCCGCCATAACCGAGTCGACAGCGAGTGGCTGGCTTACTTGCAATCGCTGGGCCTGGCCGGGCAGGCAATCGTGATCGAGATCACCGAAGGTCTGTTGCTGGATGCCGACAACGTGATCCGCGACCACTTGTACGCCTACCGCGATGCCGGCATCCAGGTTGCGATCGACGATTTCGGTACCGGCTATTCGTCGCTGTCGTATTTGAAAAAATTCGACATCGATTACCTGAAAATCGACCAAAGCTTCGTCCGCAATCTGGGGTTTGACGCCAGCGATCTGGCATTGTGCGAAGCGATCATTGTCATGGCCCACAAATTGGGCCTGAAAGTCGTGGCCGAGGGCATCGAAACCCGGCAGCAAATGCAGCTGTTGCGGGCCGCCGGTTGCGATTACGGCCAGGGCCATCTGTTCTCCAAGCCCTTACCGGCGGAAAAATTTGCCGACTTGTTCGGTAACAACCTGATCGAGGCCCAAGCCGCCGCCGACGGCGATTCCGCCGCTAACAGATCGGCCGACGGCGAGCCCGAACGCGATTGA
- a CDS encoding SMR family transporter codes for MNPWLLLAVAIGSEVVATSALKASDGFTRLWPALIVVAGYAVSFFFMALALRYIPIGIVYSVWAGVGIVLIASVGWLLFGQQLDVPALAGMFLIVSGVVVIRVFSKAAAL; via the coding sequence ATGAATCCGTGGTTGTTATTAGCCGTGGCAATCGGCAGCGAGGTGGTTGCGACTTCGGCGCTGAAAGCCAGTGACGGCTTTACCCGGCTTTGGCCGGCGCTGATCGTGGTGGCCGGTTACGCGGTGTCGTTCTTTTTTATGGCGCTGGCTTTGCGCTATATCCCGATCGGCATCGTCTACTCGGTCTGGGCCGGAGTCGGCATCGTTTTGATCGCGTCGGTGGGTTGGCTGTTGTTCGGCCAGCAACTGGATGTTCCGGCGCTGGCCGGCATGTTTCTGATCGTGTCCGGCGTGGTGGTGATCCGGGTGTTCTCCAAAGCCGCCGCTCTGTAG
- a CDS encoding inorganic pyrophosphatase produces the protein MNIKHKAHPWHGIHPGDNAPDIVTAFIEIVPSDTVKYEIDKDSGYLKIDRPQKFSNMIPTLYGFIPRSYCAERIAEFAASRSGRDVTKGDGDPLDICVLSERSVTHGDILLQAIPIGGFRLLDGGEADDKIIAVMKGDEFYRQWRDVSDCPDSYINRLKHYFLTYKHLPSEKNVCEITHVYNREEAHEVIKRAMADYQYHFGCQDDE, from the coding sequence ATGAATATTAAACACAAAGCACACCCCTGGCACGGCATCCATCCCGGCGACAATGCGCCGGACATCGTCACTGCCTTCATCGAAATCGTGCCGTCGGACACGGTCAAATACGAAATCGATAAAGACAGCGGTTATCTGAAGATCGACCGGCCGCAGAAGTTTTCCAACATGATTCCGACTTTATACGGTTTCATTCCGCGCAGTTATTGTGCGGAACGCATCGCCGAATTCGCCGCCAGCCGTTCCGGCCGTGACGTGACCAAGGGCGACGGCGACCCGCTGGATATTTGCGTATTGAGCGAACGTAGCGTGACCCACGGCGACATCCTGCTGCAAGCAATCCCGATCGGCGGTTTCCGGCTGCTGGACGGCGGCGAGGCCGACGACAAGATCATTGCGGTGATGAAGGGCGACGAGTTTTACCGGCAATGGCGCGATGTTTCGGACTGCCCGGATTCCTACATCAATCGGCTGAAACATTATTTTTTGACCTACAAACATCTGCCCAGCGAGAAGAACGTCTGCGAAATCACCCACGTTTACAACCGCGAAGAAGCGCACGAAGTGATCAAACGGGCCATGGCCGATTACCAATATCACTTCGGTTGCCAGGACGACGAGTAG
- a CDS encoding 2Fe-2S iron-sulfur cluster-binding protein, giving the protein MSGTLTIDGKTIPFAEGQSVIEAARCAGVYIPHLCHKPGYAPHGSCKLCTVFVNGRKCSACTYPAAAGQNVVSDTPELQQDRLRLTQMLFVEGNHFCPSCEKSGNCQLQGVAYHLRMLDNHYPLFYPQREVDASHPDILLDHNRCIFCNLCVRASRDKDGKNVFAIAGRGINKRLIVNSASGKLKDSDISVEDEATQVCPTGAILIKRSGYQLPIGQRLYDQRQISEVALSAEADHEP; this is encoded by the coding sequence ATGAGCGGCACGCTGACCATAGACGGCAAGACCATTCCGTTCGCGGAAGGGCAAAGCGTGATCGAAGCCGCGCGTTGTGCCGGCGTCTACATTCCTCACCTGTGCCACAAGCCGGGCTACGCGCCGCACGGCAGTTGCAAGCTGTGCACGGTGTTCGTCAACGGCCGCAAATGCTCGGCCTGCACCTATCCGGCGGCGGCCGGCCAGAACGTGGTCAGCGATACCCCGGAACTGCAGCAGGACCGGCTGCGCCTGACCCAGATGCTGTTCGTCGAAGGCAACCATTTCTGCCCGTCCTGCGAAAAGTCCGGCAATTGCCAACTACAAGGCGTGGCCTACCATTTGCGCATGCTGGACAACCACTACCCGCTTTTCTACCCGCAGCGGGAAGTGGACGCTTCGCATCCGGACATTTTGCTGGACCACAACCGCTGCATTTTCTGCAATCTCTGTGTCCGGGCCAGCCGGGATAAAGACGGCAAAAACGTGTTCGCCATCGCCGGGCGCGGTATCAACAAGCGCTTGATCGTCAATTCGGCCAGCGGCAAGCTGAAAGATAGCGACATTAGCGTCGAAGACGAAGCCACCCAGGTCTGCCCGACCGGCGCGATTCTGATCAAGCGTAGCGGCTACCAGTTGCCGATCGGCCAACGCCTGTACGACCAGCGCCAAATCAGCGAGGTTGCGCTGTCCGCGGAGGCTGACCATGAGCCCTAA
- a CDS encoding NADP oxidoreductase encodes MSPKIKIATTSLAGCFGCHMSFLDIDERITALAEVVEFDRSPLTDIEHCGPCDIGLIEGGVCNSENVHVLREFRKNCKVLVAVGACAINGGLPALRNFVSVEACLLEAYRDGIGVDNPQIPSDPELPLLLDKVHPIHEIVKVDYFMPGCPPSADVFWTFLSALIEGREPSLPYELVHYD; translated from the coding sequence ATGAGCCCTAAAATCAAAATCGCGACCACCTCGCTGGCCGGCTGCTTCGGCTGCCACATGTCGTTTCTGGATATCGACGAGCGGATTACCGCGTTGGCGGAAGTGGTGGAATTCGACCGTTCGCCGCTGACCGACATCGAACACTGCGGACCATGCGATATCGGCTTGATCGAAGGCGGCGTCTGCAATTCCGAAAACGTGCACGTGCTGCGCGAGTTCCGCAAGAATTGCAAGGTGCTGGTCGCGGTCGGCGCCTGCGCGATCAACGGCGGTCTGCCGGCGTTGCGCAATTTCGTTTCGGTCGAGGCATGTTTGCTGGAAGCCTACCGCGACGGCATCGGCGTGGACAACCCGCAAATCCCGAGCGATCCGGAGTTGCCGTTGTTGCTGGACAAAGTGCATCCGATCCACGAAATCGTCAAAGTCGATTACTTCATGCCCGGCTGCCCGCCGTCCGCCGACGTGTTCTGGACTTTCCTGAGCGCGCTGATCGAAGGCCGCGAGCCGAGCTTGCCTTATGAATTAGTCCATTACGACTGA
- a CDS encoding Ni/Fe hydrogenase subunit alpha, with translation MYEHLETAANPAGLKRVAVDPVSRVEGHGKVTLLLDDQNQVQQARLHIVEFRGFEKFIQGRPYWELPVLVQRLCGICPVSHHLAAAKAIDQLVGIDPADLPAAADKLRRLLHFGQVLQSHALHFFYLSSPDLLFGFDSEIGQRSVVAVLADHPEIGLQGVKLRKYGQEVIRMVSGKRVHGTGAIPGGMNKALSREERDYLLQDIGQIVDWAKAAVALVKHLHNANRPFNDQFATIRSNYLGLVNADGALELYHGGIRAKNADGTTLFDHYDYCDYQDLIREEVRSWTYMKFPYLTALGKADGWYRVGPLARVNNCDFIDTPLAEVARVEFKQQLADPALVHSTLAFHWARMIELLHCAERIEQLLADPNLLSSDLVAQGSKRYQGIGVIEAPRGTLFHHYQIDDNDIVTKANLIVSTTSNNTGMNESVRQVAAEYLSGRELTEPLLNQLEVAIRAYDPCLSCATHAVGKMPLQVELVDAAGRVVDRLIRHSNGEFARGDAV, from the coding sequence ATGTACGAACATTTGGAAACTGCCGCCAACCCAGCCGGCCTGAAGCGGGTCGCGGTCGATCCGGTCTCCCGGGTCGAGGGCCACGGCAAAGTCACCTTGTTGCTGGATGACCAGAACCAGGTGCAACAGGCCCGGCTGCATATCGTCGAGTTTCGCGGCTTCGAGAAATTCATTCAGGGCCGGCCCTATTGGGAACTGCCGGTGCTGGTGCAACGGCTGTGCGGGATTTGCCCGGTCAGCCACCATCTGGCCGCCGCCAAGGCCATCGACCAACTGGTCGGCATTGATCCGGCCGATCTGCCGGCGGCCGCCGACAAACTGCGCCGGTTGCTGCATTTCGGCCAAGTGCTGCAATCGCATGCGCTGCATTTTTTTTACCTGTCCAGTCCGGATTTGTTGTTCGGCTTCGACAGCGAGATCGGCCAGCGCAGCGTCGTCGCGGTACTGGCCGACCATCCCGAGATCGGCTTGCAGGGCGTCAAGCTGCGCAAATACGGCCAGGAAGTGATCCGCATGGTGTCCGGCAAGCGCGTGCACGGCACCGGCGCGATTCCGGGCGGCATGAACAAGGCGCTGAGCCGCGAGGAGCGCGACTATTTGTTGCAGGACATCGGCCAAATTGTGGATTGGGCCAAGGCAGCGGTGGCCTTGGTCAAGCATTTGCATAACGCCAACCGGCCGTTTAACGACCAATTCGCGACGATCCGCAGCAATTACCTGGGGCTGGTCAACGCCGACGGCGCGCTGGAGCTTTACCACGGCGGCATTCGCGCCAAAAACGCCGACGGCACGACACTGTTCGATCATTACGATTACTGCGACTACCAAGATTTGATTCGCGAGGAAGTGCGGTCGTGGACCTATATGAAATTCCCCTACCTGACCGCTCTGGGCAAAGCCGACGGCTGGTACCGAGTCGGGCCGCTGGCCCGAGTCAACAACTGCGACTTCATCGACACGCCGTTGGCCGAGGTCGCCCGAGTCGAATTCAAGCAACAGCTGGCAGATCCGGCCTTGGTGCATAGCACGCTGGCGTTCCACTGGGCAAGGATGATCGAATTGCTGCACTGCGCCGAACGCATCGAGCAACTGCTGGCCGACCCGAATTTGCTGAGCAGCGATCTGGTCGCCCAAGGCAGCAAGCGTTACCAAGGCATCGGCGTGATCGAAGCGCCGCGCGGCACCTTATTCCACCATTACCAGATCGACGACAACGACATCGTCACCAAGGCCAATCTGATCGTCTCCACCACCAGCAACAACACCGGCATGAACGAATCGGTGCGTCAGGTTGCCGCCGAATACCTGTCCGGCCGCGAATTGACCGAACCGCTGCTAAACCAGTTGGAAGTGGCGATCCGCGCCTACGACCCCTGCCTGTCCTGCGCGACGCATGCGGTCGGCAAGATGCCGTTGCAGGTGGAATTGGTCGATGCCGCCGGCCGAGTCGTCGATCGCTTGATTCGACACAGCAACGGCGAATTCGCCCGCGGCGACGCGGTTTGA
- a CDS encoding hydrogenase maturation protease: MAAKPVLLLACGNPSRGDDALGPLLLEALAEHIDPDLVECIVDFQLQIEHSLDLQDRQLVIFIDASVREPSFEFTMLTPAPALSHTTHALSPAALLGVYRSLHGEPPPAYLLSIGGHSFELGEALSPAAQANLAQATRFALDLLQGAPTELAACAAKLAVTPSANG, encoded by the coding sequence ATGGCGGCCAAGCCGGTTTTGCTGCTGGCCTGCGGCAATCCGAGCCGGGGCGACGACGCCTTGGGGCCGTTATTGCTCGAGGCGCTGGCCGAGCATATCGATCCGGACCTGGTCGAATGCATCGTCGACTTTCAATTGCAGATCGAACACTCGCTGGACTTGCAGGACCGGCAACTGGTGATTTTCATCGACGCGTCGGTTCGGGAGCCAAGTTTCGAATTCACCATGCTGACGCCTGCACCAGCCCTGAGCCATACCACCCACGCGCTGAGTCCGGCGGCATTGCTCGGCGTTTACCGCTCGCTCCACGGCGAACCGCCGCCAGCCTACCTGCTCAGCATCGGCGGCCATAGTTTCGAACTGGGCGAAGCCTTGAGCCCGGCCGCTCAGGCCAATCTGGCCCAGGCCACCCGCTTTGCACTGGACCTGCTACAGGGCGCGCCGACTGAGTTGGCGGCTTGCGCCGCAAAGCTTGCGGTTACGCCCAGCGCCAACGGATAG